From Serratia fonticola:
GCTACAGTACAAGGCGAAAGGGTCTGGACGTTCTGTCGTTACCATAGATCAGTTTTTCCCGTCCTCAAAACGCTGTAGCTGTTGCGGCTTCACCATGGAAAAAATGCCACTTGATGTTCGTCACTGGCACTGCCCTGAGTGCGGAGCTGAGCATGATCGAGATATCAACGCGGCGCGTAATATCAAAGCTGCCGGGCTGGCAGTGTTAGCCCACGGAGAGCCTGTAAATCCTGAATCGCAGCACGCGGCTTAGGTTCGGCTCTGTGAAGTGGGAGTCCTCGCCCTTTAGGGCGGGGAGCAGTCAAGTGTCGGCAGATGATGAAGAATAAGAGGTTCAGGTGGGCATTGTGCTTGTCTACCCACCTGAAAACCAGAGAATCTTTATCAGAACCCTGGTGTTGTGGCTACCGTATCAACCGCCCGGGGGCGTGGCAGGCTGATATTTACCGCTCATGCCTTCCAGCAGCGCGACCAGATCCTTGATATCGCTTTCTGGTAGGGTAACGCCGACCTGATAGGTCAGCATATCCTTGACCGCCTGATGCAGCGAAGTCACGCTGCCGTCGTGGAAGTAAGGGGCGGTTTGGGCGATGTTTCGTAACGTCGGGGTTTTGAAGCGATGACGATCGCTATCATTTTTAGTGACATTGTAACGTCCAAGGTCGGCTTCGGTGGGGTTACCGCGAGCGGTAAAGTAATCTGCTTTCAGCCCCATGACCTCATAGGACTGGCCCCCAAGGTTGACCCCGGTATGGCAGGTGCCACATTTGTTTTGCTGGAACAGTTGATAGCCGTGTTTTTGCTGCGCCGTCAGGGCGTCGCTATCGCCTTTCAGGTAACGGTCAAACGGGCTATCTGGCGTGATCAGCGTCTTTTCGAACTCGGCAATGGCGTCGGTAATGTTATCGCCGGTGACGCCGTTAGCATAGACGCGCCGGAAATCGGCCTTCAGCAAGGCGTCCTGATCCAGTTTAGCGATGATTTCATCCCAGGATTCGGAGGCCATCTCGATCGGGTTCATCGGCGGGCCACCAGCCTGGGCCTGTAAATCTGCCGCTCGACCATCCCAGAACTGCGCCATATTGAAGGCCGCATTAAACACCGTCGGTGCGTTGATTGGCCCAACCTGATCGCCAACCCCCAACGATGAGACGCGACCGTCCACGCCACCTTCGCCCAGCTTATGGCAGTGGGCACATGAGATGCTGTTATCTTTCGATAGGCGCGGATCGTGGAACAACCGGAAGCCCAGCGCCACTTTTTGAGGATCGGTAGGTAGCGAGGATGGCACCGGCTGTAAGGCGGCACCACGTAGTTCGGCTGGCGTATCTGGCAAAGTGTAGAACTGTTCGCGTTGTTGACGGACCCAGCTCAGTAGTTCATTACGATCGCCG
This genomic window contains:
- a CDS encoding cytochrome-c peroxidase, which codes for MKKIILGCAVTAVVGYLGTVGYVYHYDQQRNPVVASNQIDTLLTRNGCDYCHSNSAQLPFYAELPIAKQIMAQDILSGNQHFNLDATRTALQQKTAVPEVDLAKLEAVLQNQEMPPPLYKMVHWAGNVSDGDRNELLSWVRQQREQFYTLPDTPAELRGAALQPVPSSLPTDPQKVALGFRLFHDPRLSKDNSISCAHCHKLGEGGVDGRVSSLGVGDQVGPINAPTVFNAAFNMAQFWDGRAADLQAQAGGPPMNPIEMASESWDEIIAKLDQDALLKADFRRVYANGVTGDNITDAIAEFEKTLITPDSPFDRYLKGDSDALTAQQKHGYQLFQQNKCGTCHTGVNLGGQSYEVMGLKADYFTARGNPTEADLGRYNVTKNDSDRHRFKTPTLRNIAQTAPYFHDGSVTSLHQAVKDMLTYQVGVTLPESDIKDLVALLEGMSGKYQPATPPGG